In one Meles meles chromosome 17, mMelMel3.1 paternal haplotype, whole genome shotgun sequence genomic region, the following are encoded:
- the LOC123927951 gene encoding heterogeneous nuclear ribonucleoprotein D-like: MEDMNEYSNIEEFAEGSKINASKNQQDDGKMFIGGLSWDTSKKDLTEYLSRFGEVVDCTIKTDPVTGRSRGFGFVLFKDAASVDKVLELKEHKLDGKLIDPKRAKALKGKEPPKKVFVGGLSPDTSEEQIKEYFGAFGEIENIELPMDTKTNERRGFCFITYTDEEPVKKLLESRYHQIGSGKCEIKVAQPKEVYRQQQQQQKGGRGAAAGGRGGTRGRGRGQGQNWNQGFNNYYDQGYGNYNSAYGGDQNYSGYGGYDYTGYNYGNYGYGQGYADYSGQQSTYGKASRGGGNHQNNYQPY, translated from the coding sequence ATGGAGGACATGAACGAGTACAGCAACATAGAGGAGTTCGCAGAGGGATCCAAGATCAACGCGAGCAAGAACCAGCAGGATGACGGTAAAATGTTTATTGGAGGCTTGAGCTGGGATACGAGCAAGAAAGACCTGACTGAGTACTTGTCCCGGTTTGGGGAAGTGGTGGACTGTACGATTAAGACAGACCCGGTGACCGGAAGATCGAGAGGATTCGGATTTGTGCTTTTCAAAGACGCTGCTAGTGTTGACAAGGTTTTGGAACTGAAAGAACACAAACTGGATGGCAAATTGATAGACCCCAAAAGGGCCAAagctttaaaagggaaagaaCCGCCCAAAAAGGTTTTCGTGGGTGGATTGAGCCCAGATACTTCTGAAGaacaaattaaagaatattttggaGCCTTTGGAGAGATTGAAAATATTGAACTTCCCATGGATACAAAAACAAACGAAAGAagaggattttgttttattaCGTATACAGATGAAGAGCCAGTAAAGAAATTGTTAGAAAGCAGATATCATCAAATCGGTTCCGGGAAGTGTGAAATCAAAGTTGCACAACCCAAAGAGGTGTAcaggcagcaacagcagcagcagaaaggaggaagaggcgCTGCAGCTGGTGGACGAGGCGGCACTAGGGGTCGCGGACGAGGTCAGGGCCAAAACTGGAACCAAGGATTTAATAACTATTATGATCAAGGATATGGAAATTACAATAGTGCCTATGGTGGTGATCAAAACTATAGTGGCTATGGCGGCTATGATTATACTGGGTATAACTATGGGAACTATGGATATGGACAGGGATATGCAGACTACAGTGGCCAACAGAGCACTTACGGCAAGGCATCTCGAGGGGGTGGCAATCACCAAAACAATTACCAGCCTTACTAA